The following coding sequences lie in one Alloacidobacterium dinghuense genomic window:
- a CDS encoding DUF3536 domain-containing protein, whose amino-acid sequence MPKPVRYVCIHGHFYQPPRENPWLEQVETQDSAAPFHDWNERITSECYAPNGASRIVNKQNEIIRILNNYAHISFNFGPTLLSWLEENAPRTYRMVLEGDRASQKRFSGHGSAIAQVYNHIIMPLANTRDRITQIRWGIADFERRFERMPEGMWLAETAVDSETLELLADHGIRFTILAPGQCAAVRSLANGAPGSEAAWTMTDAETLDTRQPYLVRLKTGREIAVFFYDGARSRAIAFEGILNSGDNFAARLIGGFTADQTPQIVHVATDGESYGHHHKHGEMALSYALKLIEKSPDVRMTNYGEFLDKFPPVQEAQIVERTSWSCAHGVGRWCSNCGCNMGSGPGWTQAWRKPLRDALDWLRDSILPLTEKAAAAIFEDVWAARDAYIEVVLNRSSEATAKFLASHASHELNAEERIQALKLMEMQRHALLMYTSCGWFFDEISGIETVQIIAYADRVLQLAEEVFGKEAVNLEEQFVAMLREAKSNVPEQQNGASIYERQIKKMQVGLEQVAAHYAISSIFTSYPEEAELFCYSIRRLTYEVVTSGRGRLLFGKARVASQITQELEAVTFAVVHFGDQNITAVVKRSNPSLDGEYEDFVKKARAAVIGADFPALIRLFDHVFDGQTYSIQSLFRDEQRRIVKVILQSTISEVESSLTAIYEDHASLLHFLGQTGLPKPRALSLAATFAVNAGLRKALESDPIDALQVRAYRGLASGDKIEVDKSGLSYISDQKMKRVMVRLHADFRNMTHLENALMTARTLKELPFELNIWQAQNIWYDTLKLSRRHTMPEEWEKNFRELGGQMKIRVDELVVEEDDDVARQLAAPVAT is encoded by the coding sequence ATGCCGAAACCCGTACGTTACGTCTGTATTCATGGACACTTTTACCAGCCACCACGCGAGAATCCGTGGCTCGAACAGGTCGAGACACAGGATTCCGCGGCTCCGTTTCACGACTGGAATGAGCGTATTACTTCAGAATGTTATGCCCCCAATGGAGCATCGCGCATTGTGAATAAGCAGAATGAGATCATCCGCATTCTGAACAACTACGCGCACATCAGTTTCAACTTTGGACCTACGCTGCTTTCCTGGCTGGAAGAGAACGCTCCGCGTACGTATCGCATGGTGCTGGAAGGAGACCGGGCGAGCCAGAAACGCTTCTCCGGGCACGGATCTGCAATTGCACAGGTTTACAACCACATCATTATGCCGCTGGCAAACACGCGCGACCGCATCACCCAGATCCGCTGGGGTATCGCCGATTTTGAGCGCCGCTTTGAGCGCATGCCGGAAGGGATGTGGCTGGCAGAGACGGCGGTTGACTCCGAGACACTGGAATTGCTGGCCGATCACGGCATCCGTTTTACGATTCTTGCCCCCGGGCAGTGTGCTGCTGTGCGGTCGTTGGCAAATGGAGCGCCTGGCAGCGAAGCCGCGTGGACCATGACCGATGCGGAGACGCTGGACACGCGGCAGCCATACCTTGTGCGCCTGAAGACGGGCCGCGAGATTGCTGTGTTCTTTTATGATGGCGCTCGCTCGCGGGCAATCGCTTTTGAGGGGATCCTGAACAGCGGCGACAACTTTGCCGCTCGGCTCATTGGTGGCTTTACTGCTGATCAGACTCCGCAAATTGTGCACGTCGCCACCGATGGCGAGAGTTATGGCCATCATCACAAGCACGGCGAGATGGCTCTTTCCTATGCGCTGAAGCTCATCGAGAAATCTCCGGATGTGCGGATGACGAATTATGGAGAGTTCCTCGATAAGTTTCCTCCGGTGCAAGAAGCGCAGATTGTCGAGCGGACCTCATGGAGCTGTGCGCATGGCGTGGGACGCTGGTGTTCGAATTGCGGATGCAATATGGGCTCGGGTCCGGGTTGGACGCAGGCGTGGCGCAAGCCGCTGCGTGATGCCCTCGACTGGCTGCGCGATTCCATATTGCCGCTGACGGAGAAGGCTGCTGCTGCGATCTTTGAAGATGTGTGGGCGGCTCGCGATGCTTACATTGAGGTCGTTCTTAACCGCAGCAGTGAGGCGACGGCAAAATTCTTAGCCTCGCACGCAAGCCATGAGCTGAATGCAGAGGAGCGGATCCAAGCACTCAAGCTGATGGAGATGCAGCGACACGCTTTGCTGATGTACACGAGCTGCGGCTGGTTCTTCGATGAAATCTCCGGCATAGAGACGGTGCAGATCATTGCCTATGCGGACCGCGTACTGCAGCTTGCGGAAGAGGTCTTCGGCAAAGAAGCCGTTAATCTTGAAGAGCAATTCGTCGCGATGCTGCGCGAGGCGAAGAGCAACGTGCCGGAGCAGCAAAACGGCGCTTCCATCTATGAGAGACAGATCAAAAAAATGCAGGTAGGGCTGGAGCAAGTGGCGGCTCACTACGCCATCAGCTCAATCTTTACCAGCTATCCCGAAGAGGCTGAGCTGTTCTGTTACTCGATTCGCAGGCTCACGTATGAAGTGGTAACGTCCGGGCGCGGGCGGTTGCTCTTTGGAAAGGCGCGCGTTGCTTCGCAGATTACGCAGGAGTTGGAGGCGGTGACTTTTGCCGTTGTTCACTTTGGTGACCAGAACATTACTGCTGTAGTGAAACGCAGCAATCCTTCGCTCGACGGAGAATACGAAGACTTTGTGAAGAAGGCGCGGGCTGCAGTCATTGGCGCGGATTTTCCTGCGCTGATTCGTCTTTTCGATCATGTCTTTGATGGCCAGACGTATTCGATCCAGTCGCTCTTTAGAGATGAGCAGCGGCGGATCGTGAAGGTGATTCTCCAGTCGACGATTTCGGAAGTGGAATCCAGCCTGACTGCCATCTATGAAGACCATGCATCCCTCCTGCACTTCCTGGGACAGACAGGGCTGCCGAAGCCGCGGGCATTGAGCCTGGCTGCGACCTTTGCGGTGAATGCCGGGCTGCGAAAGGCACTGGAAAGTGATCCGATCGATGCCCTGCAGGTGCGCGCTTACCGTGGCCTTGCTTCGGGGGACAAGATTGAGGTCGACAAGAGCGGGCTCAGCTATATATCCGATCAGAAGATGAAGCGCGTGATGGTCCGGTTGCATGCGGACTTCAGGAACATGACGCACTTGGAAAATGCGCTGATGACGGCCAGGACGCTCAAAGAGCTGCCGTTTGAATTGAACATCTGGCAGGCACAGAACATCTGGTATGACACGTTAAAACTCTCGCGCAGGCATACGATGCCTGAGGAGTGGGAGAAGAACTTTCGCGAACTCGGCGGGCAGATGAAAATCCGGGTCGACGAGTTGGTAGTGGAAGAGGACGATGATGTTGCGCGGCAGTTAGCAGCGCCGGTTGCAACCTAA
- a CDS encoding glycoside hydrolase family 35 protein yields the protein MKRIAAALLFLFSGMFLPAHASACAQAHTFKAENGQFTLDGKPFQVISGEMHYARIPRAYWRDRMRWAKAMGLNTITTYVFWNVHEPQPGVYDFTGNNDVAEFIREAQQEGLYVILRPGPYACAEWEFGGFPSWLLKDHSTVVRSSDPKFIEPAKRWFTRLGKELSQLQIGNGGPIILVQVENEYGSFDKDHAYMEQIHHMLVDAGFTNSQLYTADGPEKVPAGSLPELPAAINFGPGESQKGFETLKKLRPNGPFMNSEYWDGWFDHWGAKHAETNAKQQAADIDWTLRQGYSISLYMFHGGTSFGWMNGANSDGKNYEPDVTSYDYDSPLDESGRPTPKYFLLRNTIAKATGTTPPPLPTVDSAIPVPSFTLTQSASLWDNLPKHTHSEQPLSMEDLDQAYGYILYQTTLSGPANGDLVLDQLHDYAKIYLDGKLMGTLDRRLNQNSLPLNVTGQSARLDILIENTARVNFTKVIRGERKGITKEVTLAGKPVTGWDIYPLPMLSPQSLTYSGAACTGPCFYRATFNVDKPADTFLDTSAFTKGQVWINGHALGRVWNIGPQKTLYLPGPWLKSGANEVIVFDLESAPGRSLQGLDQPILNAAIRSNLSVWKSSTSCSPKRAIRQQKISINSPPSKC from the coding sequence ATGAAACGCATTGCAGCAGCGCTGCTTTTCCTCTTCTCCGGGATGTTCCTGCCGGCGCACGCTTCCGCCTGCGCCCAAGCGCACACTTTCAAGGCGGAGAACGGCCAATTCACACTCGACGGCAAGCCATTTCAAGTCATCTCCGGCGAGATGCATTATGCGCGTATCCCTCGCGCTTACTGGCGCGACCGGATGCGATGGGCAAAGGCCATGGGTCTGAATACCATCACCACGTACGTCTTCTGGAACGTACACGAACCTCAACCCGGTGTATACGACTTTACCGGGAACAACGATGTGGCTGAATTTATCCGCGAAGCCCAACAAGAGGGACTCTACGTTATCCTGCGTCCCGGCCCCTACGCCTGCGCAGAGTGGGAATTCGGCGGCTTTCCTTCATGGCTCCTCAAAGATCACAGCACGGTCGTCCGCTCCAGCGACCCCAAATTTATCGAGCCCGCAAAGCGATGGTTCACGCGTCTCGGTAAGGAACTGTCGCAGTTACAAATAGGCAACGGTGGTCCGATCATTCTCGTTCAGGTCGAAAACGAGTACGGCTCCTTCGACAAAGATCACGCCTACATGGAACAGATCCATCACATGCTCGTTGACGCCGGATTCACCAACTCTCAACTCTATACGGCGGACGGCCCGGAGAAAGTCCCAGCGGGCTCACTCCCCGAGTTACCTGCAGCCATTAACTTCGGCCCTGGCGAGTCGCAGAAAGGCTTCGAAACACTCAAGAAGCTTCGCCCCAACGGTCCCTTCATGAACAGCGAGTACTGGGACGGATGGTTCGATCATTGGGGCGCCAAACATGCCGAGACAAACGCAAAGCAGCAGGCAGCGGATATCGACTGGACACTGCGCCAAGGCTACTCCATCAGCCTCTACATGTTTCATGGAGGCACCAGTTTCGGCTGGATGAATGGAGCCAACTCCGACGGAAAAAACTACGAACCCGATGTCACCAGTTACGACTACGACTCGCCTTTAGATGAAAGCGGGCGCCCGACACCAAAGTACTTCCTCTTGCGCAACACCATTGCAAAGGCGACCGGAACCACGCCGCCGCCCTTGCCAACGGTAGATTCCGCCATCCCCGTTCCGTCGTTCACGCTCACTCAATCAGCATCGCTCTGGGACAACCTTCCCAAGCACACGCACAGCGAACAGCCGCTCTCGATGGAAGACCTCGATCAGGCCTATGGTTACATCCTCTACCAAACAACTTTGAGCGGCCCCGCCAATGGAGATCTCGTTCTCGATCAGCTCCACGACTACGCCAAAATCTACCTCGATGGCAAGCTGATGGGCACTCTGGATCGCCGTCTGAATCAGAATTCACTACCGCTCAACGTAACCGGTCAGAGTGCGCGCCTCGACATCCTCATCGAAAATACCGCCCGGGTAAATTTCACCAAGGTCATTCGCGGAGAGCGCAAAGGCATTACGAAAGAAGTCACGCTTGCAGGCAAGCCCGTTACCGGTTGGGATATCTATCCGCTGCCGATGCTCTCACCACAATCGCTCACGTATAGCGGTGCGGCTTGCACCGGCCCGTGCTTCTACCGCGCCACCTTCAATGTAGACAAACCAGCCGACACCTTCCTCGACACCAGCGCCTTCACCAAAGGGCAAGTCTGGATCAACGGCCATGCCCTGGGCAGAGTCTGGAACATCGGTCCGCAAAAAACGCTCTACCTTCCCGGCCCGTGGCTGAAGTCTGGCGCGAACGAAGTCATCGTCTTCGATCTCGAAAGCGCTCCTGGCCGCAGTCTTCAGGGGCTCGATCAGCCAATCCTGAACGCAGCCATACGAAGTAATCTGTCAGTATGGAAAAGCTCGACCAGTTGCTCACCGAAGCGCGCAATCCGGCAACAGAAAATCTCGATCAACTCTCCACCCTCGAAATGCTAA
- a CDS encoding ABC transporter permease gives MRKLRALRLRLHGMFGGNGADEEFAAELEGHLEMHIADNLRAGMSPEQARRDAYIKLGGVEQTKQAYREREGLPWFEMLWQDLRFGLRMLAKSPGFTVVAVLTLALGIGANTALFSVVNAVLLNPLPYPHPEELVTVHASKPNFNEGAISYPNFRDWQRDNKTLAALAVARGTGYSLTGMGDAEELRAELVSSDFFPLLGVKPIIGRLFAPGEDEIGREPLAIIGEDFWQRKFGSRPDAVGKVLTLDGRDYTIVGVLPTNFNLTINNFRAADLYVPIGQFQNPALNNRFAPLGIHGIARLKPGVTLAQAQDDMLRVSERLEKIYPEADQGIRAKLVSFQFAMVRDVKPLLLILMSAVGFVLLIACVNIANLLLVRSNARAQEFAVRSALGAGRSRLLRQLLTESLMLSLTGGAVGLMLAAWGTQVILHLLPRELPRAAEVHMSGTVLGFTLLISLASGTLFGLMPCVKVFRQNLQDTLKDGGRGTGGVRQRAQNWLVVVQMATTLVLLMGAGLMIRSLIKLSEVDTGFRSQGVLTFGLEAPPSMIGVGPDATRAYLRETNARIAATPGVDAVSFSWAALPMQSDDEQLFWLDGEPKPQSQNAMHWAIRYIVEPGYLKAMGIPLLKGRFLATSDDEHAPRAVVIDDVFARKFFGNEDPIGKRVFLEQFDGPATVVGVVGHVNQWGLDNDAVHPLRAEVYQAMMQMPPQQLGLVMMGMDVIVHSRYKSETAFQSIRNETAQMNHAQVVYNPESMESVIADTLAGRRFSMILLAVFAGTALMLASIGIYGVLSYLVVQHSRDIGVRMALGANRMAVFRWVLKRGGRLALFGAAVGVIAALGLTQVMASFSTLLYGVRPYDPPTMLGVIFVLMGVAFVACYLPARRAMRIDPMQVLRTE, from the coding sequence ATGCGGAAGCTGAGAGCGCTGCGGTTGCGGCTGCACGGTATGTTTGGCGGCAACGGGGCAGATGAAGAGTTTGCCGCTGAACTCGAAGGCCATCTGGAGATGCACATCGCAGACAATTTGCGCGCGGGTATGAGTCCGGAGCAGGCGCGACGCGATGCGTATATCAAGCTCGGCGGTGTTGAGCAGACGAAGCAGGCATATCGCGAACGCGAAGGGCTGCCATGGTTCGAAATGCTGTGGCAGGATCTTCGCTTTGGGCTGCGCATGCTGGCGAAGAGTCCGGGGTTTACAGTTGTGGCAGTGTTGACGCTGGCCCTTGGCATTGGCGCGAATACGGCACTCTTCTCGGTGGTGAATGCCGTGCTGCTGAATCCGCTGCCGTACCCGCATCCGGAAGAACTGGTGACCGTGCATGCGAGTAAACCGAATTTCAATGAGGGTGCGATTTCTTATCCTAACTTTCGCGATTGGCAGCGCGACAACAAGACGCTGGCCGCGCTGGCGGTGGCTCGAGGGACGGGCTACAGCCTGACGGGCATGGGGGACGCAGAGGAATTGCGCGCGGAGCTGGTTTCGTCGGATTTCTTTCCTCTTCTGGGAGTGAAGCCTATCATCGGCCGGCTGTTTGCTCCGGGTGAAGACGAGATTGGGCGTGAGCCGCTGGCGATCATTGGTGAAGACTTCTGGCAACGCAAGTTTGGGTCGCGGCCGGATGCGGTGGGTAAAGTGCTGACGCTTGACGGGCGCGACTACACGATCGTGGGCGTGCTGCCTACGAATTTCAATCTGACGATCAACAACTTTCGTGCAGCAGATCTTTATGTGCCGATCGGGCAATTTCAAAATCCTGCGCTCAATAACCGTTTTGCGCCACTGGGCATCCACGGCATTGCGCGACTGAAGCCGGGAGTCACGCTGGCGCAGGCGCAGGATGACATGCTGCGGGTTTCGGAGCGGCTGGAGAAGATTTATCCAGAGGCGGACCAGGGGATTCGAGCGAAACTGGTTTCCTTTCAGTTTGCGATGGTGCGCGATGTGAAGCCGCTGCTGCTGATCCTGATGAGCGCGGTGGGTTTTGTGCTGCTGATTGCGTGCGTGAACATCGCCAATCTTTTGTTGGTTCGGTCAAATGCGCGGGCGCAGGAATTTGCTGTGCGGTCGGCGCTGGGTGCGGGGCGTTCGCGGCTGCTGCGGCAGCTACTTACCGAGAGCCTGATGCTTTCGCTTACGGGCGGTGCGGTTGGCTTGATGCTGGCGGCGTGGGGGACGCAGGTGATTCTACATCTCCTGCCGCGAGAGCTGCCACGCGCGGCGGAAGTTCACATGAGCGGGACGGTGCTCGGCTTCACTCTGCTGATTTCTCTGGCTTCCGGAACCTTGTTTGGTTTGATGCCGTGCGTGAAAGTCTTTCGGCAGAATCTGCAGGACACGTTGAAAGATGGCGGACGCGGAACGGGCGGCGTGCGCCAGCGTGCGCAGAACTGGCTGGTGGTTGTCCAGATGGCGACAACGTTGGTGCTGCTGATGGGCGCCGGTTTGATGATTCGCAGCCTGATCAAGCTTTCGGAGGTAGATACGGGATTTCGTTCCCAGGGAGTGCTCACGTTTGGACTTGAAGCTCCGCCGTCAATGATTGGCGTTGGACCGGATGCGACGCGGGCTTATTTGCGGGAGACAAACGCGCGCATTGCCGCTACACCGGGCGTGGACGCGGTGTCGTTTTCCTGGGCGGCGCTGCCGATGCAATCCGATGACGAGCAGCTTTTCTGGCTGGATGGCGAGCCGAAACCGCAAAGTCAGAACGCGATGCATTGGGCGATTCGGTACATTGTGGAACCGGGATATCTGAAGGCCATGGGTATTCCGTTGCTGAAAGGGCGCTTTCTGGCGACGAGCGATGACGAGCACGCGCCACGCGCGGTGGTTATCGACGATGTCTTTGCGCGGAAGTTTTTTGGCAACGAGGATCCGATCGGGAAGCGGGTCTTCCTAGAGCAGTTTGATGGGCCTGCCACTGTTGTTGGGGTTGTGGGGCATGTCAATCAGTGGGGGCTGGATAACGACGCGGTGCATCCGCTGCGGGCTGAGGTGTACCAGGCGATGATGCAGATGCCACCGCAGCAGCTCGGGCTGGTGATGATGGGCATGGACGTCATTGTGCACTCAAGGTACAAGTCGGAGACTGCGTTTCAGAGTATTCGCAATGAAACTGCGCAGATGAATCACGCGCAGGTGGTCTACAATCCGGAGTCGATGGAATCGGTGATTGCGGATACGCTTGCGGGGCGGCGCTTCTCGATGATTTTGCTGGCGGTGTTTGCGGGAACGGCTTTGATGCTGGCGAGTATCGGTATCTATGGAGTGCTGTCGTATCTGGTGGTGCAGCATTCGCGTGACATTGGCGTGCGCATGGCGCTTGGCGCAAATCGCATGGCCGTGTTTCGTTGGGTATTGAAGCGTGGCGGCAGGTTGGCCTTGTTTGGGGCGGCCGTTGGTGTGATTGCGGCCCTGGGCCTGACTCAGGTGATGGCCAGCTTCTCGACGCTGCTGTATGGCGTACGGCCGTATGATCCGCCGACTATGCTGGGCGTGATTTTCGTGCTGATGGGTGTTGCTTTCGTCGCGTGCTATCTGCCTGCGCGGCGCGCCATGCGGATCGATCCCATGCAAGTGTTGCGCACGGAGTAG
- the murQ gene encoding N-acetylmuramic acid 6-phosphate etherase, protein MEKLDQLLTEARNPATENLDQLSTLEMLKTMHAADREVLTAVDRELPRIAQAVDAIVERLENGGRLFYIGAGTSGRLGVLDASECPPTYNTPPELVQGLIAGGDIALRRSVERAEDDASQGERDLQAHSFSTKDALVGIAASGRTPYVLGGIDYARKLGAATIGLSCVPGSQLAQRAEIAITPAVGPEVVTGSTRMKAGTATKLVLNMLSTGSLVRLGYVYGNLMVNVQPTNVKLRDRAARIISTLTDLPQDKAVTLLDEAGSVKTAIVMQRLNLTRADAEARLAQAKGRLRQALK, encoded by the coding sequence ATGGAAAAGCTCGACCAGTTGCTCACCGAAGCGCGCAATCCGGCAACAGAAAATCTCGATCAACTCTCCACCCTCGAAATGCTAAAGACGATGCACGCCGCCGACCGTGAGGTGCTCACAGCCGTCGATCGAGAGCTCCCCCGCATCGCGCAGGCCGTCGACGCGATCGTCGAGCGCCTGGAGAACGGCGGTCGTCTCTTCTACATCGGAGCCGGAACCTCGGGCCGCCTCGGCGTGCTCGACGCCTCAGAATGCCCCCCGACCTACAACACGCCGCCTGAGCTGGTGCAGGGATTAATCGCCGGTGGCGACATCGCCCTCCGCCGGTCCGTTGAGCGGGCAGAAGACGATGCGTCTCAAGGTGAGCGCGATCTCCAAGCCCACAGCTTCAGCACAAAAGACGCTCTAGTCGGCATCGCCGCCAGCGGACGCACGCCCTACGTACTCGGCGGCATCGACTACGCGCGCAAACTCGGAGCCGCCACCATCGGCCTCAGCTGCGTTCCCGGCTCGCAGCTCGCGCAGCGCGCAGAAATCGCCATCACCCCCGCCGTAGGCCCGGAAGTTGTCACTGGCTCGACCCGCATGAAGGCAGGAACCGCAACCAAGCTTGTGCTCAACATGCTCTCAACTGGATCATTGGTTCGCCTCGGCTACGTCTACGGCAATCTCATGGTCAACGTACAGCCCACCAACGTAAAGTTGCGCGACCGCGCCGCCAGAATCATCTCCACACTCACTGATTTGCCGCAAGACAAAGCCGTCACGCTCCTCGACGAAGCAGGATCGGTAAAGACAGCCATCGTCATGCAGCGGCTCAACCTCACGCGAGCCGATGCCGAAGCAAGACTCGCTCAAGCAAAAGGAAGATTGCGTCAGGCACTCAAATAG
- a CDS encoding glycoside hydrolase family 35 protein: protein MTKRLPLLLLLLVVILLPQQIAFGEVHTFKVENGQFTLDGKPFQVISGEMHYVRIPRAYWRARLKMAKAMGLNTISTYVFWNEHEPRPGEYDFSGNNDVAEFIREAQEEGLYVILRPGPYVCAEWEFGAFPSWLLKDHSLLVRSTDPKFLAASRSWLTRLGQELAPLQIANGGPIILIQVENEYRLFATDPAYMQQIHRIFVDAGFTAALLYTADGPEKVLPGLLPAVNFAPGQSRVAFATCKRLRPQGPFFSAEYWDGWFDHWGGAHANRDVQTQVADLDWTLRQGYSINLYMFHGGTSFGWMNGANSNGRNYVPDVTSYDYDSPLDESGRPTAKYFLFRDTIASATGTTPPAVPQIAPPITIPWITLPASSSLWDNLPAPVHSDEPLSMEDLDQSYGYILYRTNLTGPVKGDLVLDQLHDYAQVYLDGKLAGTLDRRLHQNTLPLNITEQNVRLDILVENTGRINFSKALQTDRKGITKQVTLNGTQIAGWNIYPLPMLAPNKLSYSSAACYGPCFYRAAFNVEKAADTFLDTSAFTKGEVWINGHALGRVWNVGPQKTLYLPGPWLKSGENEVIVFDLESAPGRSLQGLDHPVLDAAITK, encoded by the coding sequence GTGACCAAACGCCTTCCCCTGCTTCTCCTGCTTCTTGTTGTCATTCTGCTGCCTCAGCAAATCGCCTTCGGCGAGGTCCACACCTTCAAAGTAGAGAACGGACAGTTCACCCTCGACGGCAAGCCATTTCAGGTCATCTCCGGCGAAATGCACTACGTGCGGATTCCGCGTGCCTATTGGCGTGCGCGCCTCAAAATGGCAAAGGCAATGGGCCTCAATACTATCTCGACCTATGTCTTCTGGAACGAGCATGAGCCCCGTCCCGGCGAATATGACTTCAGCGGCAATAATGATGTGGCTGAATTTATCCGCGAGGCTCAGGAGGAAGGATTGTACGTAATTCTGCGTCCCGGACCGTACGTCTGCGCAGAATGGGAATTCGGCGCCTTTCCTTCGTGGCTTCTCAAAGATCACAGCCTGCTTGTGCGCTCCACCGATCCGAAATTCCTCGCCGCGTCCCGTTCATGGCTCACCCGCCTCGGTCAGGAATTGGCGCCGCTGCAAATCGCAAACGGCGGCCCGATCATTCTGATCCAGGTCGAAAACGAGTACCGCTTGTTCGCTACGGACCCAGCGTACATGCAACAAATTCATCGCATCTTCGTCGATGCGGGATTCACCGCGGCACTTCTTTACACCGCAGATGGGCCCGAAAAGGTGTTGCCGGGACTGCTCCCAGCCGTCAACTTTGCCCCTGGTCAGTCGCGCGTGGCCTTCGCTACCTGCAAAAGGCTGCGACCCCAAGGACCTTTCTTCAGCGCAGAGTACTGGGATGGCTGGTTCGATCACTGGGGTGGAGCACATGCGAACAGGGATGTGCAAACGCAAGTCGCTGATCTCGACTGGACGTTGCGCCAAGGCTATTCCATCAACCTGTACATGTTTCATGGAGGCACCAGTTTCGGTTGGATGAATGGAGCCAATTCCAACGGTAGAAACTACGTGCCCGACGTCACCAGTTACGACTACGACTCGCCACTAGATGAAAGTGGTCGCCCGACAGCGAAGTATTTCCTCTTCCGCGACACCATCGCAAGCGCCACCGGCACTACCCCACCCGCAGTACCGCAGATAGCGCCGCCGATCACCATTCCGTGGATCACGCTCCCCGCATCTTCCTCCCTGTGGGACAACCTACCTGCGCCGGTCCACAGCGACGAGCCACTTTCCATGGAAGACCTTGACCAGTCCTACGGCTACATTCTGTACCGCACAAATCTCACCGGCCCGGTCAAAGGAGATTTGGTGCTCGATCAGCTACATGACTACGCGCAGGTCTATCTCGACGGCAAGCTGGCCGGCACACTCGATCGCAGATTGCATCAGAATACGTTGCCGCTCAACATCACGGAACAGAATGTGCGTCTGGACATCCTCGTCGAAAACACAGGCCGCATAAACTTCAGCAAGGCGCTGCAAACTGACCGCAAAGGCATCACAAAGCAGGTGACCTTAAATGGTACACAGATCGCCGGATGGAATATCTATCCTCTGCCCATGCTCGCGCCCAACAAACTCAGCTACAGCAGCGCCGCCTGCTACGGCCCTTGCTTCTACCGCGCCGCATTTAACGTCGAAAAAGCCGCAGACACCTTCCTCGATACCAGCGCCTTCACCAAAGGAGAGGTCTGGATCAACGGCCACGCCCTCGGCAGAGTCTGGAACGTCGGTCCCCAAAAGACGCTCTATCTTCCCGGCCCGTGGCTGAAGTCTGGCGAGAATGAAGTCATCGTCTTCGATCTCGAAAGCGCGCCCGGCCGCAGTCTGCAGGGACTCGACCACCCTGTTCTGGACGCAGCCATCACAAAGTGA